One genomic segment of Chelonia mydas isolate rCheMyd1 chromosome 1, rCheMyd1.pri.v2, whole genome shotgun sequence includes these proteins:
- the FAM83F gene encoding protein FAM83F, with protein MADSQLICLDDTHVNETVTEAQARFYYSEEQRRALEALVAQGEPAYRERLRQGQLRDFLSSRELRALPAGWRGYDAHLEGGGAGGEGVSLAYWPECSDTEVPPLDLGWTDKNFYRGISRVSLFTHPWKEENAPHLKQIIREMIQQAQRIIAVVMDLFTDRDIFQDIVDAAYKRRIPVYIILDEEGVKFFLEMCKCMNLSSFQIQNIRVRFVTGVGFYMPSGKIKGTLASRFLMVDGEKVATGSYSFTWSSSHIDRNILLLLTGQNVEMFDVEFRELYAISEEVNLYKELNIASPFNSGAGISVLRSSTVSRKMINPKYGLVTGAAPGEMFWASRQRQEAQEKLERNEEESESKKRLNQFLNDLITVEQVLPEILPPLESLGRENRSPQRLLSWFHRGLKHKSKSRESIRDTKKDEEASSSVTNGETNSKQGKRFGSGFFSRKAKRPPVMKTEANSFAREGLSGEEFVIVKAACEDLISFSPVSIRSSVGTSGKINPNSPTGDKNKQSACVMS; from the exons ATGGCGGACTCCCAGCTGATCTGCCTGGACGACACGCACGTGAACGAGACGGTGACCGAGGCCCAGGCCAGGTTCTACTACAGCGAGGAGCAGCGCCGGGCGCTGGAGGCGCTGGTCGCCCAGGGCGAGCCGGCCTACCGGGAGCGGCTGCGGCAGGGGCAGCTGCGGGACTTCCTCTCCAGCCGCGAGCTGCGAGCCCTGCCGGCCGGCTGGCGCGGCTACGATGCGCACCTGGAGGGCGGCGGGGCCGGCGGCGAGGGCGTCTCGCTGGCCTACTGGCCGGAGTGCTCCGACACCGAGGTGCCGCCGCTGGACTTGGGCTGGACGGACAAGAACTTCTACCGGGGCATCAGCCGGGTGAGTCTCTTCACCCACCCCTGGAAGGAGGAGAACGCGCCGCACCTCAAGCAGATCATTCGGGAGATGATCCAGCAGGCACAGAGG ATCATTGCGGTGGTAATGGATCTGTTTACAGATCGGGACATCTTCCAGGATATTGTGGATGCAGCATACAAGCGCCGGATCCCAGTCTATATAATCCTGGATGAGGAGGGTGTGAAATTCTTCCTGGAGATGTGCAAGTGTATGAATCTCAGTAGCTTCCAGATCCAG AACATCCGTGTACGTTTTGTGACGGGAGTTGGGTTCTATATGCCATCAGGGAAGATCAAAGGCACCTTGGCCTCCCGGTTCCTGATGGTGGATGGTGAAAAAGTGGCCACTGGGTCCTACAG TTTCACTTGGAGCTCATCCCACATCGACAGAAACATCCTCCTGTTGTTGACGGGGCAGAATGTGGAGATGTTTGACGTCGAGTTTCGTGAGCTCTATGCCATCTCTGAGGAGGTCAATCTCTACAAGGAGCTGAACATTGCTAGCCCTTTTAATTCAGGAGCTGGGATATCGGTGCTTCGCTCCTCCACTGTGTCTCGTAAGATGATCAACCCCAAGTATGGTCTAGTGACAGGGGCTGCCCCTGGTGAAATGTTCTGGGCTTCACGCCAGAGGCAGGAGGCacaggagaaactggaaaggaatGAGGAGGAAAGTGAGTCAAAGAAGCGGCTGAATCAGTTTCTGAATGACTTGATCACGGTGGAGCAGGTGCTACCAGAAATTCTGCCACCTCTTGAGAGCTTGGGGAGAGAGAACCGGAGTCCACAGAGATTGCTCTCCTGGTTCCATCGGGGTCTGAAACATAAGTCCAAATCCAGGGAGTCCATTCGCGACACCAAAAAGGATGAGGAAGCTAGCAGCTCTGTTACCAATGGGGAAACCAACTCCAAGCAGGGTAAGAGGTTTGGCAGCGGCTTTTTCAGCAGGAAAGCTAAACGGCCCCCCGTCATGAAAACTGAGGCCAATTCTTTTGCCCGTGAGGGACTCTCAGGAGAAGAGTTTGTGATCGTGAAGGCGGCATGCGAGGACCTgatcagcttcagccctgtcagCATTCGGAGTAGTGTGGGCACCTCAG